The DNA sequence GGACACCGAGACGCAGGACGTCGTCACCGTTGCCGGCCGCGTCTACTCCTCGCGCAACTCCGGCATGTTCATGGACATCCATGACGCGTCGGGCAAGATCCAGATCTTCAGCCACAAGGACGTCACGAGCGAGGAAGCCCGCGGGCTGCTGCCGATGATCGACATCGGCGACATCATCGGCGTCACCGGCGTTGTTCGCCGCACCAAGCGCGGCGAACTGACGATCAACGCGCAAGCGATCACCATGCTGACGAAGTCGCTGCTGCCGATGCCCGAGAAGTGGCACGGCCTCTCCGACATCGAGCTGCGCTATCGCAAGCGTCACCTCGACATCATGACCAACGAGGAATCGAAGCTGCGCTTCCAGCAGCGCAGCCGCATCGTTTCCGGCATCCGTCGCTTCATGGAAAACGACGGCTTCATGGAAGTCGAGACCCCGATGCTGCACTCGGTCTATGGCGGCGCCACCGCCGAGCCGTTCAAGACGCATCACAACACGCTGAAGCTCGACATGTACCTGCGCATCGCGCCGGAACTGTACCTGAAGCGCACGCTGGTTTCGGGCCTCACCGACAAGGTCTTCGAGATCAACCGCAACTTCCGCAACGAAGGCGTCTCCACCCGGCACAATCCGGAATTCACCATGATGGAGTGCTACTGGGCCTATGCCGACTACGAGGACATCATGGACCTCGTGGAGCGTATGTTCGGCGAGCTGGCCATGGCGATCCACGGTTCGACCGAATTTGCCTATGGCGACAAGGAGATCTCCTTCAAGGGTCCGTTCCGCCGCGTGCCGATGCCCGATGCCGTCAAGGAAGCGACCGGCATCGACTTCCTGGCGATAAAGACCGACGAGGAAGCCCGCAACGCCGCCAAGGCCGCCGGCTTCGAGGTCGAAAAGGACTGGACCTGGGGCGAGTGCCTCGCTTTCGTCTTCGAAGAGAAGGTCGAGCCGACGCTGATCCAGCCGTCCCACGTCACGCATTTCCCGAAGGACATCTCGCCCTTTGCCAAGGAAGTGCCGGGCGAGCCGCGCCTCGTCGAGCGTTTCGAGACCTATTGCAACGCCTGGGAACTCGGCAACGCCTTCTCCGAGCTCAACGATCCGGAAGAGCAGCGCGCCCGCATGGTCGAGCAGCTGGAACAGGCGCATGCACGCGGCGAAAAGGCCAAGCAGCTTGACGACGAGTTCCTCGACGCCATCGACCAGGGCATGCCGCCGGCCGGCGGCCTCGGCATCGGCGTCGACCGCCTGATCATGCTTCTGACCAACGCGCCGTCGATCCGCGACGTCATCCTCTTCCCGGCACGCCGCCAGAAGGCCGACTGACCAAAGGTCGCATTGCCACGAACACGAAGGCCCGCCGCATACGCGTCGGGCCTTTTTATTTTATGATGATGATCCGGCGTCTCGGCCCCGGCCTGGTCTCAGTGACCGGCCGGCGCCTCGGCCGTCTCCTCCGGCTTGGCCTCGTGTTCGGCACCGCCTGCTTCGGCGGTCTTGGCTTCGGCCGGATCCGCGGATGGATCGATGCACGACGAGTGGTCGTCCATGGCCGCCATCATGGTGCGGATATCGTCCATCGACAGATCGACTGTCTTGCCATGGAAGACGCCGGCGGAATTCGCCGTGCCGGCATTATAGGAAGCGCGGAAGGTTTCGCTCATGCCAGGCACGCTTTGCGGGCCGGGAGCGAAGAGCACTTCCGCCCCGATTGCAGCTCCGCGAACCTGTGCCCGATCCTCCGGGCCGGCCGCATCGAGCACGACGACCTGATAGAGATCGGCTCTTTCAACCTTCGCCAGCGCGCCGACCACGCGCAGAGCCGTGCGCATACGCGTCTCGCCATCGGCGCGATCTGTCTTGACGTGCATGCGGATCCAGCGCTGGCCATTGTGGCTGAGCTTGACGGTCCGCAGCATCGTGCATTCGAGACCCGATGTGTTCGGCTTGGAAAGCCCCGCCATCAGAGCGTCTCGGCTGACATAGACGGCGGCGCCGCCGGATGCGGCCGAAACACCGAAGGCGGCCGCGAGGATGACGAGCAGCCTCTTCGAAGGCCGAAACTTGCCGAGGATAGCCTTCACGAGGGACTCCGCCGTCATACCCAGGAATTGCAGAATAAGCCCCAAAGGGCACGCCTCAACATTAGGCGCGCCACCTTTCGGAAAGTTTAAGCTGCTGCTGCGGACATGAGCCACGGAGTCGGCCTGCAAGGCCTCCGAAAACTGGCAAAGCGGCACGCACCCGGTTACCCGCTTGCACGCCGCTATTACCCGTTGGCTTGATCAATCGATCGCGATGTCCACGCGGTTGCGACATTCGCGGTAGGGCGAAACATGCACGTTGCCGGAGGCATCCACCCACCGCCGGTTTTCAACGCAATAGGCCCCTGACTTCGTGAGGATCACCTTCGGACGCCGACGGCTGTAGTTGTCGTTGCCATGCGTGAAGGAGCCGACGCCGGAATACCAATCGCTGCTGTCGGACGAGCTGTGCCCGCTACCGCCGCCACCGCCACCGCGGCCCTTGCCGCCGGCGCTTTGGGCAAAGGAGGGAGCGGCAAACGCGGTCGCCGCGGTGATGACGATCATGGAAACGAGTACCAGCCTATGCATGACATGACCTCCCGGTTGACACTGGATGGGCCGTTCCCATCCATGCGAAGGAGCTTGCCATGCCCGCCCGCGCAGCGATGTTCCCACGGAAACCGGCCAGGAACGCGCTCAGCCTCGATTAAGGCGGCCGGCGGGGAGATTGACTTTCACAGCCATCTTGCCTCCATTGCGGGCCGTCAAACACAAGAACAAGAAAAGAAGAACGAAAATGCACAAAGTCATCTTTGATACGGACCCGGGCATCGACGATGCGATGGCGCTGCTTTTCCTGCATCGTCATCCGGCCATCGACCTGATCGGCATCACCACCGTCTTCGGCAATGCCTCGGTCGAAACCACCACCCGCAATGCGCTGTTCCTGAAGCGTGAGTGGGGCATCGATGCACCGGTCGCCAAGGGTCTCGACAAGACCTTCAATCCCGACCGTCCGCATGTGGGCTGGCCGACCTTCATCCATGGCGACGACGGCCTCGGCAACATCGATGTCCCCGAGACCGTCGATCTGCCGATCGACCCGCGCCCGGCGCATCGCTTCATCATCGACACGGTCCGCGCCCATCCCGGCGAAGTGACGCTGATCGCCGTTGGCCGCATGACCAACCTGGCACTGGCGCTGCGCGAGGATCCGGATTTTGCCGCACTCGTGCGCGAAGTCGTCATCATGGGCGGCGCCTTCGACGTCAACGGCAACATCACCCCTGCCGCCGAAGCCAACATTCACGGTGATCCGGAAGCCGCCGATGTCGTGATGACCGCTGCGTGGCCGGTTACCGTCGTCGGTCTCGACGTCACCACCAAGACGGTGATGACCAAGGCGATGATCGCCGACATTGCCGAGCGCGGCGGCGACGCCGGCAAGCTGCTTGCTGACATCTCGAAGTTCTACGTCACCTTCTACGAGCAGCACGTGCCCGATGGCATGGTGGTGCATGACAGCTGCGCCTGCGCCTATGTCGTGGCGCCTGAACTCTTCACCGTCCGAAGCGGGTCGATCCGCGTCGTCTGCGGTGGCATCTCGGACGGCCAGACGATCCAGAGACCCGACAACCGGCTTTTCCCGCCGAGCCCGTGGGACAATCTGCCGAGCCAGAAGGCCTGCATCGATATCGATGCCGCCCGCACGCTGAAGCTGATCAGCGACACGCTTGTCCTGAACGGCTGAACCTCATCGAAGCGCGACCGATGTTGTGCCTTGAAAAACTTGAACAAGATGGCTGGCGGACGCGTGTTCGCCGGCTATCTTTATGTCCATGAAACCGGACGCCCTGCTCTATCCCGCCCCCAAGGGTCTCTACTGCCAGATCGGCGATTTCTTCATCGACCCGGTGCAGCCGGTCGAAAGGGCGCTCATTACCCATGGCCATTCCGACCATGCCCGCGCCGGCCATGGCCAGGTGCTTGCCACGCGCGAAACCCTGGACATCATGCGCATTCGCTACGGCGACGGTTTCTGCGGCACGAGCCAGTCGGTGGAACTTGGGGAAAGGCTGACGCTTGATGGTGTCGAGGTGGGCTTCCATCCCGCGGGCCACGTGCTCGGCTCGGCACAGATCTCGGTGCGTGCCAACGGCACCCGCATCGTCATATCCGGAGACTACAAACGCCGGCGGGACCCGACCTGCGCCGGCTTCGAGCCGGTCGCCTGCGACGTCTTCATCACCGAGGCAACCTTCGGCCTGCCGGTCTTCCACCACCCGGACGACCGGGCCGAGACGCGCAAGCTGCTTACCTCGCTCACCCAGTTTCCAGAAAGGACGCACGTCGTCGGCGCCTATGCGCTCGGCAAGGCGCAGCGCGTCATCGCGCTCCTGCGCGAAGCGGGCTACCACCAGCCGATCTTCATCCACGGCGCCCTGCAGCGGCTCTGCGACTACTACCAGAGCCAGGGCATCGACCTCGGCGAACTCCGTCCGGCAACACTTGCCGCCGACGACAAACAGGATTTCAGAGGGACGATCGTGATCGGTCCGCCCGCCGCCTTCGCCGATCGCTGGTCCCGGCGCTTTGCCGACCCGATCGCCATCTTCGCCTCCGGCTGGATGCTGATCCGGCAAAGGGCGAAGCAGCGCGGCGTCGAGCTGCCGCTCGTCATCTCCGATCATTGCGACTGGGCCGAGCTCACGCAGACGATCACCGAGATCGCTCCCGGCGAAGTCTGGGTCACGCACGGCCGCGAAGAAGCACTTGTGCGCTGGTGCGAGCTGCAAGGCATCGCCGCTCGCCCGCTGCATCTCGTCGGTTACGACGACGAGGGAGAGTAACGGATGCACGCCTTTGCCGAGCTGCTCGATCGCCTCGTCCTCAGCCCCCAGCGCAACGCCAAGATCCGCCTGCTTGCCGACTACTTCCGGACCGCACCGGACCCGAGCCGCGGCTACGCGCTTGCGGCAATCGCCGGCACGCTATCGCTGAGCACGGTCAAGCCGGCGATGATCCGAGACCTGCTGCTCGAACGCATGGACGCGGTGCTCTTCCGGTACTCCTACGACTATGTCGGCGACCTCGCCGAAACGGTCTCTCTGGTCTGGGAACCGCCGGCTGGTACCGTTCATTCCGACATACCGCTGGGTGCCGCCATCGAGCGCCTGCAGATGACCGGACGCGCCGACGTGCGCGGCGTCGTGCGCGATATGCTCGACCATCTGGACACTTCGGCACGCTTCGCCTTCCTCAAGCTGGTAACCGGGGGCCTCAGGATCGGCGTATCGGCGAAGCTCGCCAAACAGGCGCTTGCCGAAATGGGTGGCAAGGACGTCGCCGAGATCGAGACGCTCTGGCACGGTCTGTCGCCGCCCTATCTGCCGCTCTTCCGCTGGCTGTCAGGAGAGGCGGAGAAGCCCGAGCTTTCGACGCCGGCGGTCTTCCATTCGGTGATGCTTGCCAACCCCGTCGGTGACGGCGATCTCGACGCGCTCGACCCCAAGGATTTCGCGGCCGAATGGAAGTGGGATGGGATCCGCGTGCAGCTTGCAAATATCGGCGGTGTGCGTCGCCTCTATTCCCGCAGCGGCGACGAGATTTCGGGCGCCTTTCCCGATGTGCTCGGAGCCGCCGACTTCGCCGGCGTCATCGACGGTGAGCTGCTGGTCGGCGGCACGGCGCGTACCAATCGCGCGACCAGAAGCTTCGCCGATCTGCAGCAGCGGCTCAACCGCAAGACGGTCAGCCACAAGCTCATTGATGCCTATCCCGCCTTCATCCGCGCCTATGACATTCTGTTTGCCGGAGAAGAGGACGTTCGCCCGCAAGGCTTCGTCACAAGACGAGTCATGCTTGCCGATCTTGTGGAAAGCACCTCGCCACAGCATTTCGACCTGTCGCCGCTGGTGCCATTCTCCACCTGGGACGAACTCGACCACTTGCGCGCCGACCCACCCGATCCGGTCATCGAAGGCATCATGCTGAAGCGGCTCAATTCCCCCTACACGCCGGGCCGCATCAAAGGGCCATGGTTCAAATGGAAGCGCGCGCCCTTCAACATCGATGCCGTGCTGCTCTACGCGCAACGCGGCCACGGCAAACGCTCGAGCTACTACTCGGACTACACCTTCGGTGTCTGGACTGTCGCCGATGGCAAGGAGACACTGGTTCCGGTCGGCAAGGCCTATTTCGGCTTCACCGACGCCGAGCTGGAGGTTCTCGACCGGTTCGTCAGGGACAACACGACCGAGCGCTTCGGGCCGGTCCGGGCCGTGCGCGCCGAACCCGATTTCGGTTTCGTCGTCGAGGTCGCGTTCGAAGGCATCAACCGCTCGACCCGGCACAAATCCGGTGTCGCCATGCGTTTCCCCCGCATTGCCCGCCTGAGACAGGACAAGCTGCCGCGCGACGCCGATCGCCTGGAGACGCTGCAGGCCATGATCGAAGCCAGGGACGGTGCCTAGCCCCGCGACAATCACCCGGATATCTCGGAACACCGGCTAAGGCTAAGCGTTGGGAGGGGACTAGCAACCGAAAGGTGGTGTTCCATGCCAGCCAAATCGAAGGTTCAACAGAAGGCAGCCGGTGCGGCGCTTGCCGCAAAACGCGGAGAGACCAAGAAGTCCGGTCTCAAGGGCGCGTCCCGCGAAATGGAAAAATCCATGACGGAAGGCGAACTCAAGGAACTCGCCGAGACCAAGCGCAAGAGCCTACCGGAGCGCAAGGGCGGTTGAGTGCGAAAACTCGAATAAAAGAACCGACTAAAACAATAATTATTAAGACCCTTTTGGGATTATCTCGGTCGATACACAGCCATTCGCGTGCCGCCGGGGTGATTTGTGCCTGCCAGACATGCTTTCAACCTCGGAATGAAGAGGCTCTCCAGGGTTTTAACGCCAAGCTACCTTCCGGCGATCATCGCGGCTTTCGTGGTCCTGGTGGCCGGCATCCTCGCAGACAATCAGAACCAGGTGGTGGCCGAGGCGCGTTTGCGCACACGGGTCGCCGAAGAGCTCAATCCCATCCGCTCCAAGCTCGAAGCCAACGTCAACGGCAATATCCAGCTGGTGCGCGGCTTGATCGGCACGCTCGTCACCGAGCCGGGCATGGATCAGAAGCGCTTCGCCGCCCTTTCGCGCAGCATCTTTACCGAACGCTCGCAACTGCGCAGCATCGCTGCCGCGCCGAACCTCGTCGTCTCGCTCGTCTACCCGCTCAAGGGAAATGAGAAGGCCCTGGGGCTCGATTACCGCAAGAACGAGTTGCAGCGCGCTGCCGTCATGCGCGTCAAGAACACCAGACAGATGGTGCTTGCCGGCCCCGTGGACCTCGTCCAGGGCGGACGTGGGTTGATCGGCCGCTTCCCGGTAATGATCGACGCGGGCGGCGGCAGCAATCGCTTCTGGGGCATCGTCTCCGCCATCATCGACATCGATCGCCTCTATCGTGACAGCGGCCTCCATTCCGAACAGCCCGGCATCGATATCGCCATAGCCGGGCGCGACGGCACCGGCGCCGAAGGGCCGGTCTTCTTCGGCGACCCCGCGATCTTCAAGCACTCGCCCGTCGAGATGACCGTGCTGTTGCCAGGCGGCTCCTGGCGCATCGCAGCCGTTCCCCGGGG is a window from the Ensifer adhaerens genome containing:
- the lysS gene encoding lysine--tRNA ligase, with translation MNDKTETTGLSSDVTEVRAQKLKLLREQIADVYPAHFHRTMTNAELTAKYEGLEPDTETQDVVTVAGRVYSSRNSGMFMDIHDASGKIQIFSHKDVTSEEARGLLPMIDIGDIIGVTGVVRRTKRGELTINAQAITMLTKSLLPMPEKWHGLSDIELRYRKRHLDIMTNEESKLRFQQRSRIVSGIRRFMENDGFMEVETPMLHSVYGGATAEPFKTHHNTLKLDMYLRIAPELYLKRTLVSGLTDKVFEINRNFRNEGVSTRHNPEFTMMECYWAYADYEDIMDLVERMFGELAMAIHGSTEFAYGDKEISFKGPFRRVPMPDAVKEATGIDFLAIKTDEEARNAAKAAGFEVEKDWTWGECLAFVFEEKVEPTLIQPSHVTHFPKDISPFAKEVPGEPRLVERFETYCNAWELGNAFSELNDPEEQRARMVEQLEQAHARGEKAKQLDDEFLDAIDQGMPPAGGLGIGVDRLIMLLTNAPSIRDVILFPARRQKAD
- a CDS encoding nucleoside hydrolase; protein product: MHKVIFDTDPGIDDAMALLFLHRHPAIDLIGITTVFGNASVETTTRNALFLKREWGIDAPVAKGLDKTFNPDRPHVGWPTFIHGDDGLGNIDVPETVDLPIDPRPAHRFIIDTVRAHPGEVTLIAVGRMTNLALALREDPDFAALVREVVIMGGAFDVNGNITPAAEANIHGDPEAADVVMTAAWPVTVVGLDVTTKTVMTKAMIADIAERGGDAGKLLADISKFYVTFYEQHVPDGMVVHDSCACAYVVAPELFTVRSGSIRVVCGGISDGQTIQRPDNRLFPPSPWDNLPSQKACIDIDAARTLKLISDTLVLNG
- a CDS encoding ligase-associated DNA damage response exonuclease, with the translated sequence MKPDALLYPAPKGLYCQIGDFFIDPVQPVERALITHGHSDHARAGHGQVLATRETLDIMRIRYGDGFCGTSQSVELGERLTLDGVEVGFHPAGHVLGSAQISVRANGTRIVISGDYKRRRDPTCAGFEPVACDVFITEATFGLPVFHHPDDRAETRKLLTSLTQFPERTHVVGAYALGKAQRVIALLREAGYHQPIFIHGALQRLCDYYQSQGIDLGELRPATLAADDKQDFRGTIVIGPPAAFADRWSRRFADPIAIFASGWMLIRQRAKQRGVELPLVISDHCDWAELTQTITEIAPGEVWVTHGREEALVRWCELQGIAARPLHLVGYDDEGE
- a CDS encoding cisplatin damage response ATP-dependent DNA ligase, producing the protein MHAFAELLDRLVLSPQRNAKIRLLADYFRTAPDPSRGYALAAIAGTLSLSTVKPAMIRDLLLERMDAVLFRYSYDYVGDLAETVSLVWEPPAGTVHSDIPLGAAIERLQMTGRADVRGVVRDMLDHLDTSARFAFLKLVTGGLRIGVSAKLAKQALAEMGGKDVAEIETLWHGLSPPYLPLFRWLSGEAEKPELSTPAVFHSVMLANPVGDGDLDALDPKDFAAEWKWDGIRVQLANIGGVRRLYSRSGDEISGAFPDVLGAADFAGVIDGELLVGGTARTNRATRSFADLQQRLNRKTVSHKLIDAYPAFIRAYDILFAGEEDVRPQGFVTRRVMLADLVESTSPQHFDLSPLVPFSTWDELDHLRADPPDPVIEGIMLKRLNSPYTPGRIKGPWFKWKRAPFNIDAVLLYAQRGHGKRSSYYSDYTFGVWTVADGKETLVPVGKAYFGFTDAELEVLDRFVRDNTTERFGPVRAVRAEPDFGFVVEVAFEGINRSTRHKSGVAMRFPRIARLRQDKLPRDADRLETLQAMIEARDGA
- a CDS encoding DUF3008 family protein; this encodes MPAKSKVQQKAAGAALAAKRGETKKSGLKGASREMEKSMTEGELKELAETKRKSLPERKGG